In one Streptomyces venezuelae genomic region, the following are encoded:
- a CDS encoding class I SAM-dependent DNA methyltransferase: protein MTTIPSTHLTETADAYDAIATVYADLPRDDLRAPSLDHAWIAAFAARVRAEGGGAVAEFGCGPGPVTALLRDLGLDAFGVDLSPAMIDLAREAHPDIRFEVGSTEALAPAGEELRGIVSWYSLIHTPPKELPSYFAEFHRALRPGGHLLLAFFEAEGDPLTPFDHKVTTAYRWPIDDLAGLAREAGFKELGRMLREPGEGERFRRGHLLMRKDGTTSP, encoded by the coding sequence GTGACCACTATTCCTTCCACGCACCTCACCGAGACGGCGGATGCCTACGACGCCATCGCCACCGTGTACGCGGACCTGCCCCGGGACGACCTGCGGGCCCCTTCGCTGGACCACGCGTGGATCGCCGCGTTCGCCGCGCGGGTACGGGCCGAAGGCGGGGGAGCCGTCGCGGAGTTCGGCTGCGGCCCGGGCCCCGTGACGGCACTCCTGCGGGACCTGGGCCTGGACGCGTTCGGCGTCGACCTCTCCCCGGCGATGATCGACCTGGCCCGCGAGGCCCACCCGGACATCCGCTTCGAGGTCGGCTCGACGGAGGCGCTGGCCCCGGCGGGCGAAGAGCTGCGGGGCATCGTCTCCTGGTACTCCCTGATCCACACGCCCCCGAAAGAACTCCCCTCGTACTTCGCGGAGTTCCACCGGGCCCTGCGTCCGGGCGGCCACCTCCTGCTCGCCTTCTTCGAGGCGGAGGGCGATCCGCTCACCCCCTTCGACCACAAGGTGACGACGGCCTACCGCTGGCCGATCGACGACCTCGCGGGCCTGGCCCGCGAGGCGGGCTTCAAGGAACTGGGTCGCATGCTCCGCGAGCCGGGGGAGGGGGAGCGGTTCAGGCGGGGCCACCTGCTGATGCGGAAGGACGGCACTACGAGCCCATGA